A stretch of the Polaribacter pacificus genome encodes the following:
- a CDS encoding M56 family metallopeptidase, whose product MHQFNRWYLLGSILVSFLIPSYIIYVPATAAENFIGLEQQQPQQQPVTDIAFLNTVSIDAPAQVNTINYEVYLSGLYILISSILAFIFIKSIYKIIAKVRKNERLNYYSATVILLKEEILPHTFLSYIFLNKQAYVKDQSEQLILTHELAHVKQKHSIDIIFIELLHLVFWIVPIFKWYKKAIQLNHEFLADQAVLNTHNNISEYQNLLLQLTTQNNSSYLASNLNYSLTKKRLLMMTTPSSKTKILIKKLLVVPVVAGFIFAFAQRVEAKQNEKPQVKEIKKLTTNLSEEDLYRDYVYKNVILKYTDKNGNKIEKSYPEMTPEEKKMLGSPMPLLFKKKIPSEKIISDLKNSEKYAIWINEKVVDNSILDTYTNSDFSSYFISFVYKNARSERFPQEYQAHLTTNDFFETRNNKRVRDFEDYKEKRKKDPNYRGETSKKQPMIFFKSLNSPKKEKKENVATVKKNLPPPMDTIYTYKHFVKKIQAAPKTGKPYMTRIKQMYKEMTPKQRDQVIEPSLVLPKPEVINVNGNKDSNKRQLAISISPEGFFSINTDDTFKTFEPISLASIEELLSKLSTNEIKNTFVFAKSKDLNKFRSKPSNSKEYQDDIEINLFKSKIKIITLKENGNDLIQVPYIQYVLDNKDTKLVKPHVQKLAIIFKKYGITNMTI is encoded by the coding sequence ATGCACCAATTTAATAGATGGTACTTGTTGGGAAGCATCCTTGTTTCTTTTCTAATTCCTAGTTATATAATATATGTTCCAGCTACCGCAGCTGAAAACTTTATAGGTTTAGAACAGCAGCAACCGCAGCAACAACCTGTTACTGATATCGCATTTTTAAATACAGTCAGTATTGATGCTCCTGCTCAAGTAAACACAATCAATTATGAAGTTTACCTTAGTGGTTTGTATATACTAATTAGCAGTATCCTTGCCTTTATCTTTATAAAAAGCATTTATAAAATCATTGCGAAGGTCAGAAAAAATGAGCGACTAAATTACTATAGTGCAACGGTAATTTTACTTAAAGAAGAGATCTTACCTCATACCTTTTTAAGTTATATTTTTCTGAACAAACAAGCTTATGTTAAAGATCAATCTGAACAGCTAATCTTAACCCATGAGCTGGCACATGTAAAGCAAAAACACTCTATTGATATTATTTTTATAGAGTTGCTACATCTCGTTTTTTGGATAGTTCCAATATTTAAATGGTACAAAAAAGCCATCCAGTTAAATCACGAGTTTTTAGCCGATCAAGCCGTACTAAACACCCATAACAATATTTCCGAGTACCAAAACTTATTACTACAGTTAACCACTCAGAACAACAGCAGTTACTTGGCCAGTAATTTAAATTATTCACTCACTAAAAAAAGATTACTCATGATGACAACACCGAGTTCCAAAACAAAAATCTTGATTAAAAAACTATTGGTAGTACCAGTAGTAGCAGGATTTATCTTTGCCTTTGCACAACGTGTAGAAGCAAAACAAAATGAAAAACCACAAGTCAAAGAAATTAAAAAATTGACTACGAATCTTTCAGAAGAAGATCTATATAGAGACTATGTATATAAAAATGTAATTTTAAAATACACAGATAAAAATGGGAACAAAATTGAAAAATCCTATCCTGAAATGACCCCTGAAGAGAAAAAAATGCTAGGGAGTCCTATGCCTTTGTTGTTTAAAAAGAAGATCCCTTCAGAAAAAATAATATCTGACTTAAAAAATTCAGAAAAATATGCAATCTGGATAAATGAAAAAGTTGTTGACAACAGTATTTTAGATACCTATACCAATTCTGATTTTTCGAGCTACTTTATTAGTTTTGTTTATAAAAATGCACGATCAGAACGATTTCCACAAGAATATCAAGCACATTTAACCACAAATGATTTTTTTGAGACTAGAAATAATAAAAGAGTTCGTGATTTTGAAGATTATAAGGAGAAGAGAAAAAAAGATCCAAATTATAGAGGAGAGACCAGTAAAAAGCAACCAATGATTTTTTTTAAATCGCTTAATTCACCTAAAAAAGAAAAAAAGGAGAATGTTGCTACTGTTAAGAAGAATTTACCACCACCAATGGATACTATTTATACGTATAAGCATTTTGTAAAGAAAATACAAGCTGCTCCAAAAACGGGTAAACCCTATATGACTCGCATTAAACAAATGTATAAGGAGATGACTCCTAAACAAAGGGATCAAGTGATTGAACCATCTTTAGTGTTGCCAAAACCAGAAGTAATAAATGTTAATGGTAATAAAGATTCTAATAAACGTCAGCTTGCAATTTCTATATCACCTGAAGGGTTTTTTTCTATTAACACAGATGATACTTTTAAAACTTTTGAGCCAATCTCTTTAGCATCTATTGAGGAACTACTTTCAAAATTGTCTACAAATGAGATTAAAAACACTTTTGTGTTTGCTAAATCTAAAGACTTAAACAAGTTTCGTTCAAAACCATCAAACTCTAAAGAATACCAAGATGATATTGAGATAAATCTATTTAAATCAAAAATCAAAATAATAACATTAAAAGAAAACGGAAATGATTTAATACAGGTTCCCTATATTCAATATGTTTTAGATAATAAAGACACCAAACTAGTAAAACCTCATGTTCAAAAATTGGCTATTATCTTTAAGAAGTATGGAATCACAAACATGACAATTTAA
- a CDS encoding BlaI/MecI/CopY family transcriptional regulator: MQLSKAEEQVMQLLWKRKKAFMKDLLEDFPAPKPATTTVATLLKRMNDKGFIDYTLHGKAREYYTLVTKKDYFSKHVNGLIKNFFNDSAPQFASFFTSETNLTKEELEELRTIIDHQIKNK; this comes from the coding sequence ATGCAACTATCAAAAGCCGAAGAACAAGTAATGCAATTGCTATGGAAACGCAAAAAAGCATTTATGAAAGATTTGCTAGAAGATTTCCCAGCACCGAAACCTGCTACAACAACAGTTGCTACACTATTAAAAAGAATGAATGACAAGGGTTTTATTGATTATACCTTGCACGGAAAAGCGAGAGAATATTATACTCTGGTAACTAAAAAGGATTATTTTTCAAAGCATGTAAATGGATTGATTAAAAACTTCTTTAATGATTCTGCTCCTCAGTTTGCTTCGTTTTTTACCTCAGAAACGAATCTAACAAAAGAAGAATTAGAAGAATTGCGTACAATTATAGATCATCAAATAAAAAATAAATAA
- a CDS encoding peptidylprolyl isomerase, producing MRLRSTLYLIFSLLLISACTPKKFKASWTKEKAPEYFKARFETTQGSFEIEAKRSWSPLAVDRLYQLITHEFYTDMAVYRVVPNFVVQFGINNDSILNQGWNSYGYQDEPVLQKNDSMTIAFARDGQQSRTTQLFINLKDNHRLDSIHYNDVTGFPVIAKVIKGMETVHKFYGDYGNDLALKQDSINKFGNAFLKENYPKVDYIKKAYLIK from the coding sequence ATGCGTTTACGTTCTACTCTCTATTTGATTTTCAGTTTATTGCTGATTTCTGCTTGTACTCCTAAAAAATTTAAAGCAAGCTGGACCAAAGAGAAGGCACCTGAGTATTTTAAGGCGCGTTTTGAAACAACACAAGGATCGTTTGAGATTGAAGCCAAACGCAGTTGGTCTCCTTTGGCGGTTGATCGTCTGTATCAGCTAATCACTCATGAGTTTTATACAGATATGGCCGTATATCGTGTTGTCCCTAATTTTGTGGTTCAATTTGGTATCAATAATGATAGTATACTTAATCAAGGGTGGAACAGCTATGGGTATCAAGATGAGCCCGTACTCCAAAAAAATGATTCTATGACTATTGCTTTTGCAAGAGATGGTCAACAAAGTAGAACGACTCAATTGTTTATCAACTTAAAGGATAATCATCGATTAGATAGTATTCATTATAATGATGTGACTGGGTTTCCTGTAATTGCAAAAGTGATAAAAGGAATGGAAACCGTACACAAGTTTTATGGAGATTATGGAAATGACCTTGCCTTAAAACAAGATTCTATTAACAAGTTTGGAAATGCTTTTCTTAAAGAAAACTATCCCAAAGTAGACTATATTAAAAAAGCCTATTTGATTAAATAG
- a CDS encoding S9 family peptidase, with translation MKITSFKALVCFGLTATLLSCSSTSEKKQFTVEEYEKAASFMSRDLNRLVYNQVSATNWVGQNAMLYTTNTKEGPKFVLANTQSKEKKAAFDHEKLAQSLSKSTGRTIKANNLPISNVKLSEDFKTLTFNIARTAYTCNLSNYSVSELKTKASAPRNRNEFISPNGKLAAYIYNYNLWVRDLNTNKKTQLTFDGQKDYGYATNNAGWTKNDGPVLKWSPNSDKIATFQQDARGVGEMYLTSTDVGHPRLEAWKHPLPGDKTIFTIERIIIHLGARPRTVRLKMGKDFQRGTTTDHIAGRGGELLDAQWKEDGSEFAFVSSSRDHKIAHLQIANAYTGAVRSIHKEEVDTYYESGVRAENWRVLFNSNEFIWYSEKSNWGHLYLYDLTSKKLKNQMTSGDWLVKQIKHLDEKNRTVYFTAGGKEAGNPYHDYLYKVGFDGKNLKNLTPDAGAHSISFSPSMDYFVDTYSTTTTPPVSVLRNSNGDKIIELETADISDLKAKNWQAPVEFTTKARDETTDLYGVLFLPSHYNESNKYPVLNYIYPGPQSGSVGNYSFKAVWRDFQAVAELGFVVVAVDAMGTPARSKSFHDAYYGNMGDNGLPDNITTIKQLAQRYKGMDTERVGIWGHSGGGFASTRAVFAYPDFYDVAVSGAGNHDNRNYEADWGEKWQGLLVEGNMEGKGDGTTNYDNQANQLIAKDLKGKLLITHGSMDNNVPPSNTMLVVKALIEANKDFDMILFPNQRHGYGNMTNYMTRKRWDYFVTHLLDAEPAKGFSLD, from the coding sequence ATGAAAATCACAAGCTTTAAGGCTCTAGTCTGCTTTGGACTAACCGCAACCCTACTTAGTTGCTCCTCTACCTCAGAGAAAAAACAATTTACCGTAGAAGAATATGAAAAAGCTGCTTCTTTTATGAGCAGAGATTTAAACAGATTGGTCTACAACCAGGTTAGTGCTACAAATTGGGTTGGTCAAAACGCAATGCTCTATACCACCAACACAAAAGAAGGACCTAAATTTGTATTGGCAAATACACAATCAAAAGAGAAAAAAGCGGCCTTTGATCATGAAAAACTAGCTCAAAGCCTCTCTAAATCTACTGGGAGAACTATCAAAGCAAACAACTTACCTATTTCTAATGTAAAACTTTCAGAAGACTTTAAAACCTTAACTTTTAACATTGCAAGAACAGCATATACCTGTAATTTAAGTAACTATAGCGTATCAGAATTAAAAACAAAAGCCAGTGCTCCGAGAAACAGAAATGAATTTATTTCTCCAAATGGAAAATTGGCAGCTTATATATACAATTACAATCTTTGGGTAAGAGACCTCAACACTAATAAAAAAACTCAGTTAACTTTTGATGGTCAAAAAGATTATGGATATGCAACCAACAACGCTGGTTGGACAAAAAATGACGGACCTGTTTTAAAATGGTCTCCAAATTCTGATAAAATTGCAACTTTTCAACAAGATGCTAGAGGTGTCGGTGAAATGTATTTAACTTCTACAGATGTTGGACATCCTAGATTAGAAGCATGGAAACATCCTTTACCGGGAGATAAAACAATCTTTACCATAGAGCGTATCATTATTCACTTAGGAGCAAGACCCAGAACTGTTCGCTTAAAAATGGGCAAAGATTTCCAAAGAGGAACCACCACAGATCATATCGCTGGTAGAGGCGGTGAATTGCTAGATGCACAATGGAAAGAAGATGGATCTGAATTTGCTTTTGTATCATCTTCTAGAGATCATAAAATTGCGCATTTACAGATTGCAAATGCCTATACAGGTGCTGTAAGATCGATTCACAAAGAAGAGGTTGACACCTATTATGAGTCTGGAGTTAGAGCAGAAAACTGGAGAGTCCTTTTTAATTCTAACGAGTTTATCTGGTATTCAGAAAAATCAAACTGGGGACATCTTTACTTGTATGACCTTACTAGCAAAAAGCTAAAAAATCAGATGACCTCTGGTGATTGGCTCGTAAAACAAATCAAGCATTTGGACGAGAAAAACAGAACAGTTTACTTTACCGCAGGTGGAAAAGAAGCTGGTAATCCATACCACGATTACCTATACAAAGTTGGTTTTGACGGTAAAAACTTAAAGAACCTTACTCCAGATGCTGGAGCACACTCAATAAGCTTTTCTCCGTCTATGGATTATTTTGTAGATACTTATTCTACCACAACAACGCCTCCTGTTTCTGTGTTAAGAAATAGCAATGGAGATAAAATCATTGAATTAGAAACTGCAGACATTAGTGATTTAAAAGCTAAAAACTGGCAAGCTCCTGTAGAGTTTACCACAAAGGCTCGAGATGAAACTACAGATTTATACGGTGTATTATTTTTACCTAGTCACTACAACGAATCTAACAAATACCCTGTATTAAATTATATTTATCCTGGTCCACAATCAGGAAGTGTAGGAAACTATAGCTTTAAGGCTGTTTGGAGAGACTTCCAAGCAGTAGCTGAACTTGGTTTTGTTGTTGTTGCTGTTGATGCCATGGGAACACCTGCTAGGTCAAAATCATTCCATGATGCCTATTACGGAAACATGGGAGATAATGGGTTGCCAGATAATATTACAACCATCAAGCAATTGGCTCAAAGATATAAAGGAATGGACACAGAACGTGTTGGAATCTGGGGACACTCTGGAGGAGGTTTTGCTTCTACAAGAGCTGTGTTTGCTTATCCAGATTTTTATGATGTAGCTGTTTCTGGTGCAGGAAACCACGACAACAGAAACTACGAAGCAGACTGGGGTGAAAAATGGCAAGGTTTATTAGTAGAAGGAAACATGGAAGGAAAAGGAGATGGAACAACCAACTATGACAACCAAGCCAATCAATTAATTGCTAAAGACTTAAAAGGTAAATTATTAATTACTCATGGATCTATGGACAATAATGTTCCTCCATCAAACACCATGTTAGTTGTAAAAGCTTTAATCGAAGCAAATAAAGATTTTGATATGATCTTATTCCCAAACCAAAGACATGGCTATGGAAATATGACCAATTATATGACCAGAAAACGCTGGGATTACTTTGTTACACATCTATTAGATGCTGAGCCTGCCAAAGGCTTTAGTTTAGACTAA
- a CDS encoding dipeptidase → MQNIQDYITKNKERFINELIELLKMPSVSADSAYNQDVLNTADAVKESLEKAGCDFVELCETPGYPIVYGEKIIDPKLPTVLVYGHYDVQPADPINLWDSPPFEPVIKTTKNHPQGAIFARGACDDKGQMYMHVKALEYMTSTGNLPCNVKFMIEGEEEVGSESLSWFVPRNIEKLANDVILISDTGMIANDIPSITTGLRGLSYVEVEVTGPNRDLHSGLYGGAVANPINILTKMIASLHDENNHITIPGFYDKVEDLSLEERAEMAKAPFSLEKYQDALDIQSVYGEKGYTTNERNAIRPTLDVNGIWGGYTGEGAKTVIASKAYAKISMRLVPNQDWKEITNLFKNHFESIAPSAVSVKVTPHHGGQGYVTPIDNVGYQAASKAYEATFGKTPIPQRSGGSIPIVALFEEHLKSKIILMGFGLDSDAIHSPNEHFGVFNYLKGIETIPLFYKHFTELKTQ, encoded by the coding sequence ATGCAAAACATACAAGACTATATCACAAAAAACAAAGAACGTTTTATAAATGAGCTAATCGAACTCTTAAAAATGCCCTCGGTAAGCGCTGATTCTGCCTATAACCAAGATGTTTTAAATACGGCAGATGCTGTAAAAGAAAGTTTAGAAAAAGCCGGTTGTGACTTTGTTGAACTTTGTGAAACCCCAGGGTACCCGATTGTTTATGGAGAAAAAATAATCGACCCTAAATTACCAACCGTTTTAGTTTACGGTCATTACGATGTTCAACCTGCAGATCCTATTAACTTATGGGATTCTCCTCCTTTTGAACCCGTAATTAAAACAACAAAAAACCATCCACAAGGTGCCATTTTTGCACGTGGAGCTTGTGATGACAAAGGCCAGATGTACATGCACGTAAAGGCTTTAGAATACATGACCTCTACAGGAAATCTACCTTGCAATGTAAAGTTTATGATTGAAGGTGAAGAAGAAGTTGGATCAGAAAGTCTAAGTTGGTTTGTGCCTAGAAATATAGAAAAACTAGCCAACGATGTCATTTTAATTTCTGATACAGGAATGATTGCAAATGATATCCCTTCTATTACCACGGGCTTAAGAGGATTGAGCTATGTAGAAGTAGAAGTGACCGGTCCAAACAGAGATTTACATTCTGGTTTGTACGGAGGTGCTGTGGCAAATCCGATTAATATTTTAACAAAAATGATAGCCTCTTTGCACGATGAAAACAATCATATTACCATTCCTGGTTTTTATGACAAGGTAGAGGACTTATCACTAGAAGAACGAGCAGAAATGGCCAAAGCTCCTTTTTCTTTAGAGAAGTATCAAGATGCATTAGATATTCAATCAGTATATGGTGAAAAAGGCTACACCACTAATGAGCGAAACGCTATTAGACCAACTTTAGATGTGAATGGAATTTGGGGAGGCTATACAGGCGAAGGCGCCAAAACCGTAATTGCCTCAAAAGCCTATGCAAAAATATCGATGCGATTGGTACCAAATCAAGATTGGAAAGAAATTACAAACCTCTTTAAAAATCATTTTGAAAGTATTGCACCCTCAGCCGTTAGTGTTAAAGTAACACCTCACCACGGAGGTCAAGGCTATGTAACTCCAATAGATAATGTTGGTTACCAAGCAGCCAGCAAAGCCTATGAGGCTACCTTTGGCAAAACGCCAATTCCACAAAGAAGTGGAGGAAGTATTCCTATTGTTGCCTTGTTTGAAGAGCACTTAAAAAGCAAAATTATCTTAATGGGTTTTGGCTTAGATTCTGATGCAATTCACTCTCCAAACGAGCATTTTGGTGTCTTTAATTATTTAAAAGGAATCGAAACTATTCCGCTGTTTTACAAGCACTTTACTGAACTAAAAACACAATAA
- a CDS encoding GlsB/YeaQ/YmgE family stress response membrane protein, with protein sequence MLYTILIGALAGFLAGKMMRGGGYGFLMNVVLGILGSAVGSWLFNLLGFHALDGILGDLLTGVIGAAIVLTVAGYLKK encoded by the coding sequence ATGTTATACACAATTTTGATTGGTGCTTTGGCCGGTTTTTTAGCAGGTAAGATGATGCGAGGTGGCGGCTACGGCTTTTTAATGAATGTCGTTTTAGGGATCCTTGGGAGTGCTGTTGGAAGCTGGCTTTTTAATTTGCTTGGTTTTCATGCACTAGATGGAATTTTAGGAGATTTACTTACTGGGGTTATAGGTGCAGCCATTGTTTTGACAGTTGCTGGCTATCTAAAAAAATAA
- a CDS encoding DEAD/DEAH box helicase: protein MQFKELALNKPILKAIIEKGYETPTLVQQQAIPLILERKDLIASAQTGTGKTAAFALPILQQLYSKQDASKKGKKIRALVVSPTRELALQIEENFKSYSRYTNLRTTVIFGGTSFEPQKEQLRKGVDILIATPGRLLDLHKQDYINLDYIETLVLDEADLMLDMGFIDDVKKIERLCPETKQTLLFSATFPFKVEALAKTILKDPEKVEVSPTSSTVKAVQQWLYYVPKPQKIELCLHLLRNTIKGTVIIFRRTKYGVDKLEKTLLRNGYKADSIHGDKAQTLRQEALQKFKNKEINILIATDVAARGIDVKNVDAVINFDLPNISETYVHRIGRTGRAGETGIAYSFCSADEKDYIASIQKLINKELDVEDDHPYPLDPKAKPEVHTSNGSKYRKGRKSEASKKKKKRWY from the coding sequence ATGCAGTTTAAAGAGTTAGCCTTAAACAAACCCATTTTAAAAGCCATCATTGAAAAAGGATATGAAACTCCTACTTTGGTGCAGCAACAAGCCATTCCTCTAATCTTAGAAAGAAAAGACTTGATTGCCTCTGCCCAAACAGGTACTGGTAAAACAGCTGCTTTTGCGCTGCCAATATTGCAGCAATTGTACAGCAAACAAGATGCCTCTAAAAAAGGGAAAAAAATACGTGCCTTGGTGGTGAGTCCTACTAGAGAACTGGCCTTGCAAATAGAAGAAAATTTTAAAAGCTATAGCCGTTATACCAATCTAAGAACTACTGTAATTTTTGGAGGAACTTCTTTTGAACCTCAAAAAGAACAACTTAGAAAAGGTGTTGATATTTTAATTGCTACACCCGGAAGGCTGTTAGATCTTCACAAACAGGATTATATCAATTTAGACTATATAGAAACTTTGGTATTGGATGAAGCTGATTTGATGTTAGACATGGGCTTTATTGATGATGTTAAAAAAATTGAGCGTTTGTGTCCAGAAACGAAACAAACTCTTTTGTTTTCTGCAACCTTTCCATTTAAGGTAGAAGCCTTGGCTAAAACCATATTAAAAGATCCAGAAAAGGTTGAAGTATCGCCAACTTCATCAACAGTAAAAGCAGTGCAACAATGGTTGTATTATGTTCCAAAACCTCAGAAGATAGAACTGTGTTTGCATTTGCTTAGAAACACCATAAAAGGCACCGTAATTATATTTAGACGTACTAAATACGGTGTTGATAAATTAGAAAAGACACTCTTAAGAAACGGATATAAGGCAGATAGCATCCATGGTGATAAAGCGCAGACTTTGCGTCAAGAAGCTTTGCAAAAATTTAAAAATAAAGAGATTAATATTTTAATAGCTACGGATGTTGCCGCGAGAGGAATCGATGTAAAAAATGTCGATGCGGTTATCAATTTTGATTTGCCAAATATTTCTGAAACTTACGTTCACAGAATTGGTAGAACAGGTAGAGCAGGAGAAACTGGGATTGCCTATTCATTTTGCTCTGCTGATGAAAAGGATTATATAGCATCTATTCAAAAGCTAATCAATAAAGAACTTGATGTTGAGGATGATCATCCTTATCCTTTAGATCCAAAAGCCAAACCCGAAGTACATACTTCTAATGGGAGTAAGTACAGAAAAGGACGCAAGTCTGAAGCTTCAAAAAAGAAAAAGAAACGCTGGTATTAA
- a CDS encoding M14 family metallopeptidase, with amino-acid sequence MKLQTYIRKSLLLLMLFPLAINAQKSDEIFRAAGSPHNPKVQISFNRYYTSEGLAALGKKIADAHPNLVKRQSIGKSAFGKDIWMLAITNYKVGDADRKPGFYVDGNIHSNEIQGGEISIYTAWYLTENFGDNDYITKMLNDRVFYIVPTINPDARNNYMKEPNTGSSPRSGMIPLDDDRDGLFDEDGYDDLDGDGSITQMRRKSPNGTMIIDPTDPRKMIGVGPDDVVTAQRYEFLGSEGIDNDGDGRINEDTHGYYDPNRDWGWKWQPDYIQRGAYKYPFSLPENRAVADFVLKHPNIAGAQSFHNSGGMILRGPGAQEDLSTYNRQDIRIYDAIGKKGEKMIPGYRYLTVYKDLYSVFGGELDWFYGSRGVYTFTNEIFTPFAYYKDKNGGRNQTYDFDKDLLMNDAFTSWKTFNHPTYGEVEIGGFKKNFGRATPGFLLEEEAHRNMAFTFYHAYHMPNLSIPTIEEKKLSGGLKEITVSIQNDRLMPTHASQDLKYKITRPDYVSISGVNVIAGMHVLDDDFNVTEEQKTNPAKMRVANIPGNSIIKIRWIVKGNSKYTITVDSAKGGVVTKKSN; translated from the coding sequence ATGAAATTACAAACATATATTCGCAAATCGTTGTTGCTTTTGATGCTTTTCCCACTAGCTATCAACGCACAAAAAAGTGATGAAATTTTTAGAGCTGCAGGATCACCACACAATCCAAAGGTTCAAATATCATTTAATAGATACTACACTTCTGAGGGCTTAGCTGCTTTAGGAAAAAAGATTGCTGATGCACATCCCAATCTTGTAAAAAGACAATCAATCGGGAAGTCTGCATTTGGAAAAGACATTTGGATGCTAGCCATAACCAATTACAAAGTTGGAGATGCTGACAGAAAACCTGGATTTTATGTTGATGGTAACATCCACTCTAATGAAATTCAAGGTGGTGAGATTTCTATCTATACCGCTTGGTATTTAACAGAAAATTTTGGAGACAACGATTATATAACAAAGATGTTAAACGATCGTGTTTTCTATATCGTTCCTACCATCAATCCAGATGCTAGAAATAATTATATGAAAGAGCCTAACACAGGGAGCAGCCCTAGATCTGGAATGATTCCTTTGGATGATGACAGAGATGGTTTGTTTGACGAGGATGGTTATGATGATTTAGACGGAGATGGCTCTATAACTCAAATGAGAAGAAAGAGTCCAAACGGAACTATGATTATTGACCCAACAGACCCAAGAAAAATGATTGGTGTTGGACCAGATGATGTAGTAACTGCTCAACGTTATGAATTTTTAGGTAGCGAAGGAATTGATAATGATGGCGATGGAAGAATTAATGAAGACACCCATGGGTATTATGACCCAAATAGAGATTGGGGTTGGAAATGGCAACCAGATTACATCCAAAGAGGAGCGTATAAATATCCTTTTTCTTTACCAGAAAATAGAGCAGTAGCTGATTTTGTATTAAAACACCCAAATATTGCAGGTGCACAAAGTTTTCACAATTCAGGAGGTATGATTCTTCGTGGTCCTGGAGCACAAGAAGATTTATCTACCTATAACAGACAAGACATTCGTATTTACGATGCTATTGGTAAAAAAGGAGAAAAAATGATTCCTGGATACCGTTACTTAACAGTATATAAAGATTTGTATTCTGTTTTTGGTGGTGAGCTAGACTGGTTTTATGGAAGTAGAGGGGTTTACACCTTTACCAATGAAATTTTTACTCCTTTTGCGTATTACAAAGACAAAAATGGAGGAAGAAACCAAACCTACGACTTTGACAAAGATCTTTTAATGAATGATGCGTTTACCTCTTGGAAAACTTTTAATCACCCTACCTACGGAGAAGTAGAAATTGGAGGATTTAAAAAGAACTTTGGAAGAGCAACTCCTGGTTTTTTACTAGAAGAAGAAGCTCATAGAAATATGGCCTTTACTTTTTACCATGCATACCACATGCCTAATCTTTCTATCCCAACCATAGAAGAGAAAAAATTAAGTGGTGGTTTAAAAGAGATTACTGTATCGATCCAAAACGATCGTTTGATGCCAACACATGCAAGTCAAGATTTAAAATACAAAATTACAAGACCTGATTACGTAAGTATTTCTGGTGTTAATGTAATTGCTGGAATGCATGTTTTAGATGATGATTTTAATGTAACAGAAGAGCAAAAAACGAATCCTGCTAAAATGAGAGTGGCAAACATACCTGGAAACAGTATTATTAAAATACGTTGGATAGTTAAAGGAAACTCTAAATACACGATTACAGTTGATAGTGCTAAAGGTGGTGTAGTTACCAAGAAAAGCAACTAA